In Penaeus vannamei isolate JL-2024 chromosome 21, ASM4276789v1, whole genome shotgun sequence, the DNA window cttcctctcctctcttctcccttcctgttctctcttctctcctcgtctctcctgtttcccctcatctcctctcccctcccctcctcccctcctctccttttcaccctcccctcctctcccctcctatcccctcctcccctctccttttcaccctctcgtCCCCGGGAAAGCTCGCTCTCCCCTGAATGGTGATAACAAAAAAACCCTTGTTGACATGATGAATGAAAACGCACAATATAAACACGCTGGCTTTATTAGAAGCGTGGCGACAGTTGCAGAATCAACTGGGCTCCCGACAACAGCTTCGGGGAGTGCGAATGGATCAGTGGATATCCATCAGGAAGGGAGgatgacgaggagaaaggagagagagagagagagagaaagagagaggaagagaaggagaaagagagaggagagagggagagaggaagagaggaagaaaagtagagaagggggatgaggaggagggagagaggtagagagggaaggatggaggaagcgagagagggaggtaaagagaaagagagacagacagagagacagaaagagagacagaaagagagacagagagagggagagagggagagaggagagagagagagagagagagagagagagagagagagagagagagatgagagagagaggagagagagagagagagagagagagagagagagagagagagagagagagaaagagagagagagaaatagataggcgcagagacagatagataaacaaaacacagacagatagatgatcagatagttagacagatagatagatagagacagagagagaggaaaagagagtcggagagcgagcgagagggacgCGAAGGTCAGGTTTCCCCGAGTCACCCTGAGGGACACGAGTTGGATGGCTAAAAGCTGGTGAATAATTCATCGATATCAGAGGCGAGTGGCCTGTCGACAAGAAAGAAACTCCACGTAGCCTGAAACGAGGCTTTGATTTATGCAAGACGATTCCTATTGATCTACAGGCGTGAACACCTTTGTGCGAGAGTTAAATGCAACGAGGGGGTTCCTGACCGCTTCGCCAGCTGTTCCGCGTCCCACTGGCAGCGGCGGGAGttcgtgttgtttgtgtgtgtgttctggcgATGGAGGGTTCGTGTTGAGAGGCGCGTTGGCGAGGCATCCGCTCCGCCAGAGCACCGTAGACGAGCCGCGACGAGCAGTGAGGAGTGTAAGTAGCCTCGTGAGGGGCGGGACGAGGAGAAATGAGCACCAGGCAACGGGTCTAAGCTGCTGGCGTGGCGGAAAACAAGTTCACAGTTGAGTAAGTGCAGGGGAACGCGGCACGGGATGAACTCCTCCAGGTCCCGGACGGCAGGAAGTTGCAGGTTGGCTCGAGAGGCGAAAGGTGAAGGGAGCGTCCTTTTGGCTCTAGCAACGGCCCCGCCTGAAATGCGACAGCGGCGGCCGAAACCCTCACGAAATCCTCATAAGACGCCGGGGCTCTCGAAGACGCGCCGCGACCAGCATTCCCGGATGTGATGAAGGATTGACGACGATATCGCTGGTCGTTTTCTAAAAATATTGGCATGCTTCTCCTCGGGGTCGTTATTCGctcctctcgccctttcccttctcccgctCCTCTTCCCGACGTTCTTTTGTTCAACTGTTCTTTTCATCCTATTGTGCCTCTTCCCCGTTATCTTTCTAACTCTCTTACAatccgtctcccttccccatttaGCGTTTCTTTGCACCTGCTCCTCTTTTATCTGTCTCCTcgatctttttctcgttcttgctaactcttctcttcctccttctctctgctctcttttcccgtcttttcatctcttttcttttctcctttcgttcctttactcccctcttcttcttcttttttttacctctctcttctccccttatccctttctgagcccatctttctcttcatttccttttacttccttctccttcgtcctctttatCTTCCGATTATTTCTtaccttattctctccttttcctatatcttcttcctttactaccaatcccttcctctttctttcctccttatcttttccttcttttctccccgaatcctttttcttcctttctctcttcccggcCATTTCCTTACTTgggttttctttctcatcttcttcctcctcttttctttctgctttcctttcgtcatcttctcttcattttcttcctctggcgctctcctcccctttttaccagctttcttcttgtctctatcccttttttccccttctctcatttctactctctcctctttcctttaattctctacttactcttccctcctttcctcccaccgtTCAAAAGTACACCCACTTACCTTTTTTCCCCACTTTCAAATTTATCTCCATCATAATTTTCCtccacgcaaagagagagagagagagagagagagagagagagagagagagagagagagagagagagagagagatagatagatagatagagagagagagagagagagagagagagagagagagagagagagagagagagagcgagagagaaaagagaagagagagagagagagagagagagagagagagagagagagagagagagagcgagagagagagagagagagagagagagagagagagagagagagagagagagagagggagagagagagaagagagagagagagagagagagagaagagaagagagagagagagagatagagagagagagagagagagcgagagagaaaggagaagatttTCTTCCAcgcaaagaaagcaaaaaagagagagagagagagagagagagagagagagagagagagagagagagagagagagagagagagagagagagagagagagagagagagaaagagagagaaagagagagaaagagaaagacagagagaaaaagagagagagagagaaagaaagaaaaaaaaaacagaaagagaaaaaaagaaagagaaagagagaagagaaagaaaaagagaaagagaaaaagagaaagagaaagagaaaaagagagaaagcgatagagaaagagagagagagagagaaaaggggaaaaaaaaactctccccctcaccctccccctccctcccccccattccttcaTCAACAATGTCAAGCGCGCTCCTGTTATCTGTAACGACAGCGACGGCCTTTGTGCTCAGGCCTCTTATCGGCCCAAAGTCTACACAACAGCCTGCCTTCTAAGCCTTGTTGGCCTGATATAATCTACATAACTCGGCCGGCTTTCGGATAAAGTGAAAGGGATAAGTTTACAGCCGGCAGTAAATCCCCTTCTTCGGCTGCGTCCGGTTGCGCGATCATCTTGTTCCCTTTCGAGCTGGTCTGGacgtcggcggggggggggggggggcgtggagggaaaGGTGTTTTGTGGatgggcgtggagggagaggTCTTTTGTGGATGGGCGTGGAGGGAAAGGTCTTGTGTGGATGGGCGTGGAGGGAAAGGCCTCTTGTGGAAGCCCCTTGTGGATGGGCGTGGAGGGAATGGCATCTTGGGGAAGGCTGTGTGGATGGGCGTGGAGGGAAAGGTCTTTTGTGGATGGGCGTGGAGTGAAAGGTCTTTTGTGGATGGGCGTGGAGGGAAAGGCCTCTTGGGGAAGCCTGTGTGgatgggcgtggagggaaggGCCTGTGTGGATGGGCGTGGAGGGAATGGCCTCTTGGGGAAGCCTGTGTGGATGGGCGTGGAGGGAAAGGTCTTTTAGGGAAGGCTGTGTGGATGGGCGTGGAGGGAAAGGCCTCTAGGGGAAGCCTGTGTGGATGGGCGTGGAGGGAAAAGCCCCTTGTGGATGGGCGTGGAGGGAAAGGCCTCTTGGGGAAGCCTGTGTGgatgggcgtggagggaaggGCCTGTGTGGATGGGCGTGGAGGGAATGGCCTCTTGGGGAAGCCTGTGTGGATGGGCGTGGAGGGAAAGGTCTTTTAGGGAAGCCTGTGTGGATGGGCGTGGAGGGAAAAGCCCCTTGTGGATGGGCGTGGAGGGAAAGGTCTTTTGTGGATGGGCGTGGAGGGAAAGGCCTCTTGTGGATGGGCGTGGAGGGAAAGGCCTCTTGTGGATGGGCGTGGAAGGAAAGGCCTCTTGTGGATGGGCGTGGAGGGAAAGGCCTCTTGTGGATGGGCGTGGAAGGAAAGGCCTCTTGTGGATGGGCGTGGAGGGAAAGGCCTCTTGTGGATGGGCGTGGAAGGAAAGGCCTCTTGTGGATGGGCGTGGAGGGAAAGGCCTCTTGGGGAAGCTGTGTGGATGGGCGTGGAGGGAAAGGCCTCTTGGGGAAGCCTGTGTGGATGGGCGTGGAGGAAAAGGCCTCTTGTGgatgggcgtggagggaaggGCCTCTTGGGGAAGCCtgatatggatgtatggatgatACAACTGCATGATTTCCTTTGGATGTATCTGTGTCGGTCATTCACGTCGTTGTATAATTTTCTCTCTGCAGTCCCCGTCTACACTGGTCTTTGGTAATATGTATTATGATTAAAATCTTTTGCATGGTTTACTGCTACCACTTTTAGCTTTACACATTACATCGTTTCCGCATCAGGGGGTTCATAATGTACAGCTACAATTATGTATGCTTATGAATATTTACATCATATAACATTTAACTGTACGCTCtcgccgtcattatcattatgtataatcTTACAAAAACTAGCATATATTTTCCTCGCCTACTTAACCCATTtggatttgtttacttatttgcttGTGTCGACTCTTATTACACACTCAtttaaatgtttctctctctctccttcttttgttatGTCGCGCCGGCGTCCCCTCAGCTTGCCTTTAATTCCCTCTTGCCCAGTTCCCTTTgttatttccccctctctgtcgCTCATCATCCCTCTCCACTTCCGTGTCCCTTCCTTGGTTTATCTTTCCACATTCTTCTCTCGAATTCGGAATAATCtgacttcccccctctccccctaccccctccgccccctcattACCCTCCAAAGTCACCTTCCGACATTCATCAAAATCGGACATTACAGCCACTAACTTGCAACTGCATTAATGCGTTGAATAATTGAAAACATTCGACGGCCTGTGCTGGGCAGCGTTGTAACGAATCTCTTAAAGGAGACCCCGCGTTGTTCGCTTCACACGCCGGCGTCGCGGCTGCGGGGACCTCGGCCGAGCGCAGCAAGGCCTCTCTCCCTATTTAACTTCCAGCGGCGCTTAGGTGTTGAGGTTTCCACCCCTTCGCGCCTCGCTTTTCCGGGATTGAGATAAAACGGGCTCACGCGCAGCACTGGGAGCTGAATGTATAATTCATAACCGCTAAAAttcgggaagaaaaggagggaaaacaaaAACGCACCAACATGCGTATTTTACTGTTTTGCTTCAAGTTGGTCGCGTGATTTACGCACAAACCTTGTTTTATGTTCAAGATtctagcagatatatatatatatatatatatatatatatatatatatatatatatatatatatatatatatatatatatatatatatatatatatataaatataaatacatagacataaatatgtatatatatatatatataaatatatatatatataaatatatatatatatatatatatatatatatatatatatatatatatatatatatatatacagacacacacatatatacatatatatataaaatatgtatatatgtgtatatgtatatgaatatgtatatgtatatgtttatgtgtataaaaataaaaatatataaacacacacacacacttatatatatatatatatatatatatatatatatatatatatatatatatatatatatatatatatatatatatatatatatatatttatatatatatatatatatatatatatatatatatatatatatatatatatacacacacacacacacacacacacacacacacacacacacacacacacacacacacatatatatatatatatatatatatatatatatatgtatgtacatatatatatatatatatatgtatatacacacacacacacacacacacacacacacacacacacacacacacacacacacacacacacacacacacacacacatatatatatatatatatatatatatatatatatatatatatatatatatatatatatatatatatatgtgtgtgtgtgtgtgtgtgtgtgtgtgtgtgtgtgtgtgtgtgtgtgtgtgtgtgtgtgaatatatatatatgtatatatgtatgaatatatgtaaataaatgcacacacacacacacatacatacatacatacatacatacatacatacatacatacatacatacatatatatatatatatatatatatatatatatgtatgtatgtgtgtgtgtgtgtatgtatgtatgtatatatatatatatatatatatatatatatatatatatatatatatatgtatgtgtgtgtgtgtgtgtatgtatgtatatatgtatatatatacatatatatatatatatatatatatatatatatatatatatatatatatgtgtgtgtgtgtgtgtgtgtgtgtgtgtgtgtgtgtgtgtgtgtgtgtgtgtgcgtgtgtgtgtgtttgtgtgtgtgtgtgtgtatgtgtgtgtgtatgtttgtgtgtctgtgtttgtgtgtctgtgtttgtgtgtgtgtgtgtgtgtgtgtgtgtgtgtgtgtgtgtgtgtgtgtgtgtgtgtgtgtgtgtgtgtgtgtatgtgtgtatatgtatatatataagtgtgtgtgtgtgtgtgcgcgtgtgtatgtgtacatatgtatatatataagtgtgtgtgtgtgtgtgtgtgtgtgtgtgtgtgtgtgtgtgtatatataaatatatatatatatatgtatatatatatatatgtatatatatatatatatatatatatatatatatatatatatatatatatatatatatatgaatatatatatatatatatatatatatatatatatatatatatatatatatatatataaatatatatatatatacatgtgtgtgtgtgcgtgtgtgtgtgcgtgtgtgtgtgcgtgtgtgtgagtgtatgtgtgtgtgtgtgtgtgtgtgtgtgtgtgtgtgtgtgtgtgtgtgtgtgtgtgtgtgagtttgtgagtgtgtgtgtgtgtgtgtgtgtgtgcgtgtacatgtgcgagtgtgtgtgtgtatgtatgtgtgtgtgtatgtgtgtgtgtgtgtttgtttgtgtatatatgtacacacacacgcacacacacacacagacacagacacacacacacacacacttacacacacacacacacatacacaaacacacacacacacacacacacacacacacacacacacacacacacacacacacacacacacacacatatatatatatatatatatatatatatatatatatatatatatatatatatatatatatatatatatatatatatatatatatatatatatatatacacacacactgctatagcaactttttttttatagaaatacaAACATCCGTGTTGGAAGTCGCATTAAGCGTCATTCATTCTAGTTAATGTTATAATAACCAAGTGTAGCAAATTATTGAAGCTCACAAGTATGTGTAAAAGCAAGTTTATAAACTTTCTTCCTGTtttgtagttttatttttctttccctaaaGATGAGGGCTACATCGAGACGAAAATGTAATTCAGTCTTGGACGCGCATCTTTTTAGTCTATAGCACGAAAATATAGAAGTATGAATAGATATCAGGAATGTAAACTTTGGAAAGAAGATGAGGTAACGCACATAAGCATGTACGTAAATGTGCACACACttccacatacgcatacacacactgaagcacttacacacacaaacatatatgtcatattacataaatttacacacacatttatatatgtgtgtgtgtatgtacatacatatatgtgtgtgtgtggacatacatacatacacacacacacacacacacacacacacacacacacacacacacacacacacacacacacacacacacacacacacacacacacacacacacacacacacacacacatatatatatatatatatatatatatatatatatatatatatatatatatatatatatatatatatgaatgtatatgtgtatgtatataagtatatatatatatatatatatatatatatatatatatatatatatgtatatatatatatatatgaatgtatatgtgtatgtatataagtatatatatatatatatatatatatatatatatatatatatatatatataaacatatatatatatatatgaatgtatatgtgtatgtatatatgtatatatatatatatatatatatatatatatatatatatatatatatatatatatatatatatatatatatatatatatatatatatatatatatatatatatatatatatatatatatatatatatatatatatatatatatatatagatagatagatagatagatagatagatagatatgtgtgtgtgtgtgtgtgtgtgtgtgtgtgggctgggtCCCGTTGGAAGGGTGATTGTGCAAAAACCAAAGGGAGACCCACagccttctaaccccccccccccaccctttaaaTGGGGCAACGTCGGCTTGGGTGGCAGAGGTGGCTTCCTTCTGGAGGAACTGCCTGAGTCAAGCTGTCTGGGTTGGATCCTTAGATATCAATCTTTGCGACAGAATGATCGCTATCGGAGGAGCTATTTCTGCTCAAGGGAGGAGTAATAGCCACCTCCAGTCGACTCCAAACTTCGGCTCCAATAGATGAGCGCGTAGTGGCATTGCGACTGAAACATGCTTTTGGATTCgtttcttattgctgtgtatacTCATGCTAATGTTCGCAAACTAGATGTGAAAGAGACAGTACACCAAACTCACACTTGTGGCAAGACATTTGCAATGTCCTGGGAGACTTCAATGTGTTATGACAGTAGCAACTCCTGTGAGATCACATTGTTCAGCatgccaggcaaggttcttgatCACATTCTATGGCACCGGAGATCGGAACAATCTGcgttcactcctggcaagtccataATAAACCGTATCCTAGcttgttacttgcacaatctggAACCGCCAACCCGGGCTATGCAGGTACCTAGTTCGATTTCTCAAGAATAACCCTGCTTATCAGCTTGTCTTTTCACGAAACAACCCTTGATGGAGGAGGCGTGGCACGCCCCAAGAAGTTGTGGCTTGAGCATGTCGTGAGGAGCGAGAGATGGTCCTGGCAGCTCACCATGAGGACTCCTTGTGGCTAGAAGCGAAGGATGGTTGCGGTTATGCGTCCCAGATGGCGTTAGCTCCATTGACGCCAGAAATTGAAAATCATTTTACATGAAATGAAATACCACATGTGACTACAAACTTTTAAGTGTGTCACAGCTGAAATCACATTTACAATCTATATTTCA includes these proteins:
- the LOC138865575 gene encoding uncharacterized protein, encoding MTDTDTSKGNHAVVSSIHPYQASPRGPSLHAHPQEAFSSTPIHTGFPKRPFPPRPSTQLPQEAFPSTPIHKRPFLPRPSTRGLSLHAHPQEAFPSTPIHKRPFPPRPSTRGLSFHAHPQEAFPSTPIHKRPFPPRPSTKDLSLHAHPQGAFPSTPIHTGFPKRPFPPRPSTQASPRGHSLHAHPHRPFPPRPSTQASPRGLSLHAHPQGAFPSTPIHTGFP